A genomic region of Hypomesus transpacificus isolate Combined female chromosome 19, fHypTra1, whole genome shotgun sequence contains the following coding sequences:
- the abhd17c gene encoding alpha/beta hydrolase domain-containing protein 17C: MPEQGPRMNGFSLGELCWLFCCPPCPSRIAAKLAFLPPEPTYSVHTDANGTSSLHLTERADWQYSQRELDAVEVFNTRTSRGNRVGCMFVRCAPNSRYTLLFSHGNAVDLGQMCSFYIGLGSRINCNVFSYDYSGYGVSSGKPSEKNLYADIEAAWQVLRNKYGVTPENIILYGQSIGTVPTVDLAARYECAAVILHSPLMSGLRVAFPDTRKTYCFDAFPRWVMRGRGAGLSWPGPAQIDVEYLRGHLSGPQVLV, from the exons ATGCCCGAACAAGGCCCGAGAATGAATGGTTTTTCCCTTGGCGAACTATGCTGGCTGTTCTGTTGCCCTCCATGTCCCAGTCGTATAGCGGCTAAACTGGCATTTCTCCCCCCGGAGCCCACGTATTCTGTGCACACCGATGCTAACGGGACCAGTAGTTTACATTTAACCGAGCGCGCGGACTGGCAGTACTCCCAGCGGGAACTGGATGCTGTCGAGGTGTTTAACACCAGGACCAGTAGGGGTAACCGGGTTGGCTGCATGTTCGTACGCTGTGCCCCAAACAGTCGGTACACATTGCTATTTTCTCACGGCAACGCAGTAGACCTGGGCCAGATGTGCAGTTTCTACATCGGCCTTGGGTCCAGGATCAACTGCAATGTATTCTCCTACGATTATTCAGGCTACGGTGTCAGTAGCGGTAAGCCGTCGGAGAAAAACCTATATGCAGATATCGAGGCGGCTTGGCAGGTGCTGAGAAACAA gtacGGAGTGACTCCAGAGAACATCATCCTGTACGGCCAGAGCATCGGCACAGTGCCCACGGTGGACCTGGCCGCGCGCTACGAGTGCGCCGCCGTCATCCTGCACTCTCCCCTCATGTCTGGCCTCCGCGTCGCCTTCCCCGACACGCGCAAGACCTACTGCTTCGACGCCTTCCCCAGGTGggtgatgagggggaggggggctggcctGAGCTGGCCTGGCCCGGCCCAG ATAGATGTGGAGTACTTACGAGGCCATCTCAGCGGACCTCAGGTGCTTGTCTAA